A genomic segment from Papilio machaon chromosome 20, ilPapMach1.1, whole genome shotgun sequence encodes:
- the LOC106721104 gene encoding cytochrome P450 6k1-like, giving the protein MFLLLLTFTAPLLLVWVYVRWLKVKRYWADRGVPFVPPNPLLGNLTFLQRYNSGIWMRNLYHSYRRPYVGIWLFWRPALVVNSVEIGRRVLISDAAFFRDRLVTSGDSDPIGKYNLFTVKEPVWSSLRRRLTPVFTAAKLRSMHSLVNMKTKELMQRIQNDMTESQSVNLRKVFTDYTTDVIGGVSLGFVGEATLSGRGPLRTVTQQFMDYDFFRGVSWLLMFFWPTWVNFFGLTAFPKSSIDILKRVYQTALTQRGGYETEVKETRDLLDALIKIKQDRARDNEDMPEEKLIAHTAVFVLGGFDTTATVLSWCVYELAFHPEIQENMYIELLNLQEDEEKLKDFDAGSLSNLSYLNAVIDDHV; this is encoded by the exons ATGTTCCTGCTTCTATTAACGTTTACAGCACCGCTGTTACTGGTGTGGGTTTATGTGCGCTGGTTGAAAGTGAAACGATACTGGGCGGACCGAGGAGTACCCTTCGTCCCGCCAAACCCACTGCTCGGGAATTTGACGTTCCTACAACGCTATAATTCG GGGATATGGATGAGGAACTTGTACCACAGCTACCGCAGGCCGTACGTGGGCATCTGGCTGTTCTGGCGGCCGGCGCTGGTCGTCAACAGTGTGGAGATCGGCCGGCGCGTACTGATCAGCGACGCAGCATTCTTTAGGGACCGCCTCGTAACTTCTGGAGATTCTGATCCTATCGGGAAATATAATCTGTTCACTGTCAAG GAACCAGTGTGGTCGTCCCTCAGACGTCGCCTGACGCCAGTGTTCACCGCGGCCAAGCTGCGCAGCATGCACAGCCTCGTTAACATGAAGACCAAAGAGCTGATGCAGAGAATACAAAATGATATGACGGAGAGTCAATCTGTCAATCTTAGG AAAGTGTTCACGGACTACACGACGGATGTGATCGGTGGCGTATCGCTGGGCTTCGTGGGGGAGGCTACGTTGTCGGGGCGCGGTCCCTTGCGCACCGTCACACAGCAGTTCATGGACTACGACTTTTTTCGTGGTGTCAGCTGGCTACTGATGTTCTTCTGGCCCACTTGGGTTAATTTCTTCGG ATTAACCGCATTCCCTAAAAGTTCCATAGACATATTGAAGCGAGTGTACCAGACCGCACTGACACAGCGCGGGGGCTATGAGACCGAGGTGAAGGAGACCAGAGACCTGCTCGATGCTCTCATAAAGATCAAACAAGACCGTGCCAGAGACAACGAAG ATATGCCAGAAGAGAAGTTGATAGCTCACACGGCGGTGTTCGTACTGGGTGGGTTTGATACCACCGCCACCGTTCTCAGTTGGTGCGTCTATGAACTTGCATTCCATCCGGAAATACAG GAAAATATGTACATCGAACTTCTAAACTTACAAGAAGATGAGGAAAAACTAAAAGACTTTGATGCTGGGAGCCTGTCTAACTTGAGTTACTTGAACGCTGTCATAGACG acCACGTCTAA
- the LOC123722146 gene encoding cytochrome P450 6k1-like: MGWLDRVANQDYQIDEHLTVPAGTPVYVNAVGIQSDPNIFPEPDKFWPERFLENDINRSSMPVWTFGEGPRSCIGRRFALINLRCALAYMVVTFKFRPMATTPSPARVQVERYSLFYTPGEPLLINFEHRK, encoded by the exons ATGGGGTGGCTAGACCGCGTGGCGAACCAGGACTATCAGATAGACGAGCATCTGACGGTACCTGCGGGTACACCGGTCTATGTTAACGCAGTTGGTATCCAAAGCGATCCTAACATCTTTCCGGAGCCGGACAAGTTTTGGCCGGAACGCTTCCTTGAAAATGACATCAACAGAAGCTCAATGCCCGTCTGGACCTTCGGCGAAGGACCTAGGAGTTGTATTG GTCGCCGCTTCGCATTAATCAACCTCCGCTGTGCCCTGGCGTACATGGTGGTGACGTTCAAGTTCCGTCCTATGGCCACCACGCCGTCCCCTGCCCGTGTGCAAGTGGAGAGATATAGCCTCTTTTATACTCCAGGGGAACCTCTGCTTATTAACTTTGAACACCGAAAGTAG